The following are encoded together in the Arcobacter aquimarinus genome:
- the ribD gene encoding bifunctional diaminohydroxyphosphoribosylaminopyrimidine deaminase/5-amino-6-(5-phosphoribosylamino)uracil reductase RibD, whose protein sequence is MKIDDNFYMKLAIDEAWKYQLLTYPNPAVGCVVVKNGAILSIEAHKEAGMPHAEVNALRAAFLKIYPNSVLKTLNNSYDIHDYLIKNHNDFFNDCEIFITLEPCNHEGKTPACSELLKVLKPKRVIISVKDPNPKASGGLETLLSQNIKVDIGILQNDGYNLLLPFISWQNKTCIFFKMAQTLNGSIDGKISSNRALAYVHTLRDKIDLLLIGGNTVRIDKPTLDSRYIAGCAPDIMIYSKNKMFDNNIPLFKIPNRKVFISDDLFKLLDYKFVMIEGVYTLLEKFKEKIDFIILIISSKIRKGENTLNDINLDFEIMHENFIGEDKVVFLKRK, encoded by the coding sequence ATGAAAATAGATGATAATTTTTATATGAAATTAGCAATAGATGAAGCGTGGAAATATCAACTCTTAACATATCCAAATCCTGCTGTTGGTTGTGTTGTTGTAAAAAATGGTGCTATACTATCAATAGAAGCTCATAAAGAAGCTGGTATGCCACATGCTGAAGTGAATGCACTTAGAGCTGCATTTTTAAAAATATATCCTAATTCAGTATTAAAAACATTAAATAATTCGTATGATATTCATGATTATTTAATAAAGAATCATAATGATTTTTTTAATGACTGTGAAATTTTCATTACTCTTGAGCCTTGTAATCATGAAGGAAAAACTCCTGCTTGTTCAGAGTTGTTAAAAGTTTTAAAACCAAAAAGAGTAATAATAAGTGTAAAAGATCCAAATCCAAAAGCCTCTGGTGGGCTTGAAACATTATTAAGTCAAAATATTAAAGTGGATATAGGAATATTGCAAAATGATGGTTATAATTTATTATTACCATTTATTTCTTGGCAAAATAAAACATGTATCTTTTTTAAAATGGCACAAACATTAAATGGTAGTATTGATGGTAAAATTTCTTCAAATAGAGCATTAGCTTATGTTCATACTTTAAGAGATAAAATAGATTTACTTTTAATTGGTGGAAACACAGTAAGAATTGATAAGCCAACCCTTGATTCAAGATATATTGCAGGATGTGCTCCTGATATTATGATTTATAGTAAAAATAAGATGTTTGATAATAATATACCTTTGTTTAAAATACCAAATAGAAAAGTTTTTATTAGTGATGATTTATTTAAATTACTTGATTATAAATTTGTTATGATTGAAGGTGTTTATACTTTACTTGAGAAATTTAAAGAAAAAATAGATTTTATTATTTTAATAATTAGTTCAAAAATTAGAAAAGGTGAAAATACTTTGAATGATATAAATTTAGACTTTGAGATAATGCACGAAAATTTTATAGGAGAGGATAAAGTTGTTTTTTTAAAAAGAAAATAG
- the infB gene encoding translation initiation factor IF-2, which translates to MSDKVRVYEIAEEAGASSQDVIAKAKDLGIELKSPQSAVSYEEAEEITKYIMTGKSSKLPSKSTSKAKKIVKKEEAIVESKNDEIVVEEKVKVETKQPEIENEVKRTELKKVVISKPVLKAPSKVEEENTEKPDLNSDNPNKIVPKRRGLVIIKKKKPKEELTTYSSNNTIDNESQSKKQMKSLSEILGGTEDEDKNTVKNNQNFSEEAKRTKVKKEKKKTTVKAQVHGKKLEVDREYSDDFSSSTDSLLGEEVVLLDMDLGDTFKIFDEPKPQNPAKQSRSSRPAAFGNAPQGLKRGKRKKRISRTQESVEITEVTIPEDIRVYEFAEACGKSPAEVITVLFSLGMMVTKNDFLKQDELEILGEEFGIEVTVKDALEDVNYVEDYLGEDIDETSFVTRPPVVTIMGHVDHGKTSLLDKIRSSKIASGEAGGITQHISSYTVTKNGQKITFVDTPGHAAFSAMRARGANVTDIIIIVVAADDGVKQQTEEVISHAKASGCPIIIAMNKMDKETANPDMVKAQMAERDLTPVDWGGDIEFIGVSARTGEGIEDLLENILIQAELLELKADPTAKAKATVIESSLEKGRGPVATIIVQNGTLKIGDNIVCDTTFGRVKAITDDNGKPVKELGLSETGTVLGLNDVPTTGSFMVAMDSDKEVRDIATTRAEHARAKELSKSTKVSLEEMSGLIAEGKIKQLPVIIKADVGGSLEAIKGSLEKIANDEVKVKVIHSAVGGITESDLILAGASDGCIILGFNVRPTGSVKAKAKADGVTINTYSIIYDLIDDVKDALSGMMSAVIREENTGQAEVRDTFVVPKVGTVAGCLVTDGKVIRGGHARIIRDGVVTYTGKISSLKRFKDDVKEVANGYECGIMFEKFNDIKVGDFIETFIQIEEKVSVDN; encoded by the coding sequence ATGTCAGATAAAGTAAGAGTTTATGAAATTGCAGAAGAAGCGGGAGCAAGTAGCCAAGATGTTATTGCAAAAGCAAAAGATTTAGGAATAGAGCTTAAATCACCACAAAGTGCAGTATCATATGAAGAAGCAGAAGAGATTACAAAATATATTATGACTGGAAAAAGTTCTAAGTTGCCTAGTAAATCAACTTCAAAAGCTAAAAAAATAGTAAAAAAAGAAGAAGCAATAGTTGAATCTAAAAATGATGAAATAGTTGTAGAAGAAAAAGTAAAAGTAGAAACAAAACAGCCAGAAATAGAGAATGAAGTTAAAAGAACTGAATTAAAGAAAGTTGTAATATCTAAACCTGTATTGAAAGCTCCTTCAAAAGTTGAAGAAGAAAACACTGAAAAACCTGACTTAAATAGTGATAATCCTAATAAAATAGTACCAAAAAGAAGAGGTTTGGTAATTATTAAAAAGAAAAAACCTAAAGAAGAATTAACTACTTATTCATCAAATAATACAATAGATAATGAATCTCAATCAAAAAAACAAATGAAATCACTTAGCGAAATATTAGGTGGAACAGAAGATGAAGATAAAAATACAGTAAAAAACAATCAAAATTTTTCTGAAGAAGCAAAAAGAACTAAAGTAAAAAAAGAGAAGAAAAAAACTACTGTAAAAGCTCAAGTTCATGGTAAAAAACTTGAAGTTGATAGGGAATATTCTGATGACTTTTCAAGTTCTACAGATTCATTATTAGGAGAAGAAGTAGTTTTACTAGATATGGATTTGGGAGATACATTTAAAATTTTTGATGAGCCTAAACCTCAAAATCCTGCAAAACAATCAAGAAGTTCAAGACCAGCAGCTTTTGGTAATGCACCTCAAGGTTTAAAAAGAGGAAAAAGAAAAAAAAGAATTTCTAGAACACAAGAAAGTGTAGAAATTACAGAAGTAACTATTCCTGAAGATATTAGGGTTTATGAATTCGCAGAAGCTTGTGGAAAATCTCCAGCTGAAGTTATTACTGTACTATTTAGCTTAGGAATGATGGTTACTAAAAATGACTTTTTAAAACAAGATGAATTAGAAATTCTTGGTGAAGAGTTTGGTATTGAAGTAACTGTAAAAGATGCATTGGAAGATGTGAATTATGTAGAAGATTATTTAGGTGAAGATATTGATGAAACATCTTTTGTAACACGACCTCCTGTAGTTACAATCATGGGGCATGTTGACCATGGAAAAACTTCTTTATTAGACAAAATAAGAAGTTCTAAAATTGCTTCTGGTGAGGCAGGTGGAATTACACAACATATTTCATCTTACACGGTTACAAAAAATGGTCAAAAAATTACTTTTGTAGATACTCCTGGGCATGCTGCCTTCTCTGCTATGAGAGCAAGAGGTGCTAATGTTACAGATATTATTATTATTGTAGTTGCTGCAGATGATGGAGTTAAACAGCAAACAGAAGAGGTTATCTCTCATGCAAAAGCAAGTGGTTGTCCAATTATTATAGCAATGAATAAAATGGACAAAGAAACTGCAAATCCTGATATGGTAAAAGCTCAAATGGCAGAGAGAGATTTAACTCCTGTTGATTGGGGTGGAGATATTGAATTTATTGGAGTTTCTGCAAGAACTGGTGAAGGAATTGAAGATTTATTAGAAAATATTTTAATCCAAGCAGAACTTTTAGAGTTAAAAGCTGATCCAACTGCTAAAGCTAAAGCTACAGTTATTGAATCTTCACTTGAGAAAGGAAGAGGTCCAGTTGCTACAATTATTGTTCAAAATGGTACTTTAAAAATAGGTGATAATATCGTTTGTGATACAACTTTTGGTAGAGTAAAAGCAATTACTGATGATAATGGAAAACCAGTAAAAGAGTTAGGACTTTCAGAAACAGGTACTGTGCTAGGTCTTAATGATGTTCCTACAACGGGTTCATTTATGGTTGCAATGGATTCAGATAAAGAAGTTAGAGATATTGCAACAACTAGAGCTGAACATGCACGTGCAAAAGAGTTATCTAAATCTACAAAAGTTTCATTAGAAGAAATGAGTGGATTGATTGCTGAAGGAAAAATTAAACAATTACCAGTAATTATTAAAGCTGATGTTGGTGGTTCTCTTGAAGCTATTAAAGGTTCATTAGAAAAAATTGCAAATGATGAAGTAAAAGTAAAAGTAATTCATTCTGCAGTTGGTGGAATTACTGAATCTGATTTAATACTTGCAGGTGCATCTGATGGATGTATTATTTTAGGATTTAATGTAAGACCAACAGGATCTGTAAAAGCAAAAGCAAAAGCTGATGGTGTGACTATTAATACTTATTCAATTATTTATGATTTAATTGATGATGTAAAAGATGCTTTATCTGGAATGATGAGTGCTGTTATTAGAGAAGAGAATACAGGACAAGCTGAAGTTAGAGATACATTTGTTGTTCCAAAAGTTGGAACAGTAGCAGGATGTTTAGTAACAGATGGAAAAGTTATTCGTGGTGGGCATGCAAGAATCATCAGAGATGGTGTTGTTACATATACAGGTAAAATCTCATCATTAAAAAGATTTAAAGATGATGTTAAAGAAGTTGCAAATGGTTATGAGTGTGGAATTATGTTTGAGAAATTCAACGATATCAAAGTTGGAGATTTTATTGAAACATTTATTCAAATCGAAGAGAAAGTTTCAGTAGATAACTAA
- the serA gene encoding phosphoglycerate dehydrogenase, which produces MSKHTIVVCDHIHEAGLQILQNTEDINYVYAADVNKTELLNIIKDAHVAITRSSTDVDEKFLNAATNLKAIIRAGVGYDNVDIEGCSKRGIIAMNVPTANTIAAVELTMAHMLSCMRKFPYAHNQLKIDRVWKREDWYGNELYGKKLGVIGFGNIGHRVALRAKSFEMDVITYDPYIPSTKATDLGIKYTTNFDDILACDIITIHTPKNKETIDMISFEQIAKMKDGVVLINCARGGLYNEEALVENLKSGKIAMAGIDVFKKEPATNHPLLDLPNVTVTAHLGANTKESQKEISIQAANNAIESARGIAYPNALNLPIDESKIPSFVKPYIELTQKMAFLLAQLSKSEIRSINIAAEGEISEYLDSLQTFSTVGVLSASSGDEVNYVNANFIAKEKNIELTTSEYSNHSGYQNKVSIKITTSTGVKTISGTVFNDDVQRIVELSGFTIDIEPKGKMIIMRNNDVPGVIGEVGKILGDNKINIADFRLSRGKDGALAVILIDEKASSDVLKKLDSLEAAIAVAYAEI; this is translated from the coding sequence ATGAGTAAACATACAATTGTAGTTTGTGACCATATACATGAAGCTGGTTTACAAATTCTTCAAAATACAGAAGATATAAACTATGTATATGCAGCAGATGTGAATAAAACAGAACTATTAAATATTATAAAAGATGCACATGTTGCAATTACTAGATCTTCAACAGACGTTGATGAGAAATTTTTAAATGCGGCAACAAATTTAAAAGCAATCATCAGAGCTGGTGTTGGTTATGATAATGTTGATATTGAAGGTTGTAGTAAAAGAGGAATTATCGCAATGAATGTTCCAACTGCAAACACAATAGCGGCAGTAGAATTAACAATGGCACATATGTTATCATGCATGAGAAAATTTCCTTATGCACACAATCAATTAAAAATTGATAGAGTTTGGAAAAGAGAAGATTGGTATGGGAATGAACTTTATGGGAAAAAACTAGGTGTTATTGGTTTTGGAAATATTGGTCATAGAGTTGCATTAAGAGCTAAATCATTTGAAATGGATGTTATTACATATGACCCATATATTCCTTCAACTAAAGCAACTGATTTAGGTATCAAATATACAACAAATTTTGATGATATTCTTGCTTGTGATATTATTACTATTCATACACCAAAAAATAAAGAAACTATTGATATGATTAGTTTTGAGCAAATTGCAAAAATGAAAGATGGTGTAGTTTTAATCAATTGTGCTAGAGGTGGATTATATAATGAAGAAGCATTAGTAGAAAACCTAAAATCTGGCAAAATTGCAATGGCTGGAATTGATGTATTTAAAAAAGAACCAGCAACAAATCACCCATTATTAGATTTACCAAATGTTACAGTAACAGCACATTTAGGTGCAAATACAAAAGAATCACAAAAAGAGATATCAATTCAAGCTGCAAATAATGCTATTGAATCAGCACGTGGAATTGCGTATCCAAATGCTTTAAATTTACCAATAGATGAGAGTAAAATTCCTTCTTTTGTAAAACCATATATTGAATTAACTCAAAAAATGGCATTTTTACTTGCACAATTAAGTAAGAGTGAAATTAGATCAATAAATATTGCAGCTGAAGGTGAAATTTCAGAATATTTAGATTCTTTACAAACATTCTCAACTGTTGGTGTATTATCAGCAAGTTCTGGAGATGAAGTAAACTATGTAAATGCAAACTTTATAGCAAAAGAAAAAAATATTGAATTAACAACTTCTGAATACTCAAATCATAGTGGCTATCAAAATAAAGTTTCAATAAAAATAACTACATCAACTGGTGTTAAAACTATATCAGGAACTGTATTTAATGATGATGTTCAAAGAATAGTTGAATTAAGTGGATTTACTATAGATATCGAACCAAAAGGCAAAATGATCATCATGAGAAATAATGATGTACCAGGTGTTATTGGTGAAGTTGGTAAAATTCTTGGTGATAATAAAATTAATATTGCTGACTTTAGACTTTCAAGAGGGAAAGATGGTGCTTTAGCTGTTATTCTAATTGATGAAAAAGCATCTTCAGATGTATTAAAAAAACTTGACAGTTTAGAAGCAGCTATTGCAGTTGCTTATGCTGAAATTTAA
- the thrB gene encoding homoserine kinase yields the protein MKVSVPATSANLGPGFDCLGLAISMKNQVIIRPSKFHSVSLKGEGSNNPALKDNNMFISIFNDFYHNLSHKKRFFRFEFQNEIPLSRGLGSSSAVIVSAIASAYAIEGIKLEKDKLLNLALAYESHPDNITPAVMGGFNVACVQENEVKYIRKEIPKSLKAVVVVPNRAISTQLSRKTLPFKYSKEDTIFNISHSSLLTAAFMAEDWDMLKLASNDQVHQKYRMKQMPELFDVQKTALKEGALMSTLSGSGSTLFSIAHADDSKNLEKALKFRFPHFRVFTVDFDNTGVRIEI from the coding sequence ATGAAAGTAAGCGTTCCAGCTACTAGTGCAAATTTGGGACCAGGATTTGATTGTCTTGGTCTTGCAATATCAATGAAAAATCAAGTAATAATTAGACCATCAAAATTTCATAGTGTATCTTTAAAAGGAGAGGGTTCTAATAATCCTGCTTTAAAAGATAATAATATGTTTATCTCTATTTTTAATGATTTTTATCATAACTTATCTCACAAAAAAAGATTTTTTAGGTTTGAATTTCAAAATGAGATTCCTTTGTCAAGAGGTTTAGGTAGTTCATCTGCAGTTATTGTATCTGCAATTGCAAGTGCTTATGCAATTGAAGGAATCAAACTTGAAAAAGATAAATTACTTAATTTAGCTTTAGCTTATGAGAGTCATCCTGATAATATAACACCTGCTGTTATGGGAGGATTTAATGTTGCTTGTGTTCAAGAAAACGAAGTTAAATATATTAGAAAAGAGATACCAAAAAGTTTAAAAGCAGTAGTTGTTGTGCCAAATAGAGCTATTTCAACTCAATTATCAAGAAAAACTCTTCCTTTTAAATATTCAAAAGAAGATACAATTTTTAATATTTCACACTCTTCACTATTAACAGCTGCTTTTATGGCTGAAGATTGGGATATGTTGAAGCTTGCTTCAAATGATCAAGTTCATCAAAAATATAGAATGAAGCAAATGCCAGAACTTTTTGATGTTCAAAAAACTGCATTAAAAGAAGGTGCTTTGATGAGTACTTTATCAGGTTCTGGATCAACTCTTTTTTCAATAGCTCATGCTGATGATAGTAAAAATTTAGAAAAAGCATTGAAATTTAGATTTCCTCATTTTAGAGTTTTTACTGTTGATTTTGATAATACTGGTGTGAGAATTGAAATTTGA
- a CDS encoding DUF448 domain-containing protein, which translates to MANLKRILRTCIICKGKFEQKELLRLKCKDKKLSFYDNNGRSFYLCQGCLSSLEKDMNLKEFNKIEKSLCKECKNKDKYVTQLKEMLTDVR; encoded by the coding sequence TTGGCTAATTTAAAAAGAATCTTAAGAACTTGTATTATTTGCAAGGGTAAGTTTGAACAAAAAGAGTTATTAAGATTAAAATGTAAAGATAAAAAGTTGTCTTTTTATGACAATAATGGAAGAAGTTTCTATCTTTGTCAAGGTTGTTTATCTTCTCTTGAAAAAGATATGAATTTAAAAGAATTTAACAAAATCGAAAAATCACTTTGTAAAGAGTGTAAAAATAAAGATAAGTATGTTACCCAACTTAAGGAGATGCTAACAGATGTCAGATAA
- the rbfA gene encoding 30S ribosome-binding factor RbfA: MKSVNLQRTESLLMELIPEALSNLDDNRINSLPITGVNCKNGKYDAIVYFDGSDYDKEEIKIIISLLHRANGRIKTHILASTGWYKCPNFNFVNDTSLEKSKHIEDLFMQIRKTKSSEE; encoded by the coding sequence ATGAAAAGTGTAAATTTACAAAGAACAGAATCTTTACTAATGGAGTTAATTCCTGAAGCATTGTCAAATTTAGATGATAATAGAATTAACTCTTTACCAATAACTGGTGTAAATTGTAAAAATGGTAAATATGATGCAATAGTTTATTTTGATGGTAGTGATTATGATAAAGAAGAGATAAAAATAATTATTTCTCTATTGCATAGGGCTAATGGAAGAATAAAAACACATATTTTAGCAAGTACAGGTTGGTATAAATGTCCTAATTTTAATTTTGTAAATGATACATCATTAGAAAAATCAAAGCATATTGAAGATTTATTTATGCAAATTAGAAAAACAAAAAGTAGTGAAGAATGA
- the efp gene encoding elongation factor P has translation MAIGMSELKKGLKIEVDGIPYKITEYQHVKPGKGAAFVRCKIKSFLNGKVIEKTFHAGDKCEVPNLQQKQMQFLYDDGELLQFMDNATYEQEGLTYEQVGEAFDWIIDGMVCDMMYFNGKAITVEPPMVVELKIVETPPNFKGDSQGGRKPATLESGAVVQIPFHILEGEVIKVDTRTGEYLEKVK, from the coding sequence ATGGCAATAGGAATGAGTGAATTAAAAAAGGGATTAAAAATTGAAGTTGATGGAATTCCTTATAAAATTACTGAATACCAACATGTAAAACCTGGGAAAGGTGCTGCATTTGTAAGATGTAAAATTAAATCATTTTTAAATGGAAAGGTTATTGAAAAAACTTTCCATGCTGGTGATAAGTGTGAAGTTCCAAACTTACAACAAAAACAAATGCAATTTTTATATGATGATGGTGAATTATTACAATTTATGGATAATGCAACTTACGAACAAGAAGGTTTAACTTATGAACAAGTAGGTGAAGCATTTGATTGGATAATTGATGGTATGGTTTGTGATATGATGTATTTTAATGGTAAAGCAATCACAGTTGAACCTCCAATGGTAGTTGAATTAAAAATTGTTGAAACACCACCTAATTTTAAGGGTGATTCTCAAGGTGGAAGAAAACCAGCAACTTTAGAATCAGGTGCAGTTGTACAGATTCCTTTTCATATTTTAGAAGGTGAAGTAATTAAAGTTGACACTAGAACTGGTGAATATTTAGAAAAAGTAAAATAG
- the rimP gene encoding ribosome maturation factor RimP: MNLEESIKLAVESLGARLYDITTVREHDKNIFRVSITVEGGTSLDKCAEVSRMISPILDLDEPMNGEYVLEVSSPGIERKLKKKEHFMASVGEKVKVKNFATDVFKGELISANEEKIVIKTEFGEEELTYDNILAAATYFEW; encoded by the coding sequence ATGAATTTAGAAGAATCTATAAAATTGGCGGTAGAGAGTCTTGGTGCAAGACTTTATGATATTACAACTGTAAGAGAACATGATAAAAATATATTTAGAGTTTCTATTACTGTTGAGGGTGGAACTAGCTTAGATAAGTGTGCTGAAGTTTCAAGAATGATTTCTCCAATTTTAGATCTTGATGAGCCAATGAATGGAGAATATGTACTTGAGGTTAGTTCCCCTGGTATTGAAAGAAAATTAAAAAAGAAAGAACACTTTATGGCTTCTGTAGGTGAAAAAGTTAAAGTAAAGAACTTTGCTACTGATGTTTTTAAAGGTGAACTTATAAGTGCAAATGAAGAAAAAATAGTTATTAAAACTGAGTTTGGAGAAGAAGAACTTACTTATGATAATATTTTAGCTGCTGCTACTTATTTTGAATGGTAA
- a CDS encoding 30S ribosomal protein S1 produces the protein MGIEDIDLGEDFDFEQMLNESFENAENNSVVDGVIVEINDERVLVDVGQKVEGQLSISEITIGGEVKYKVGDTIPVMLMGNRGERPNISHKKVLQKEKFDSFVKTHGENFEDVTIEGKIVSVKQRGGFIIEDADGCEYFMPMAQSYLKAQGAIGKTVKAKVIKVNKAQNSIIVSRKKLIEESKAVKDNKVTEILDNKEPINGIIKKITSYGMFVDLGGIDGLVNYNEISYKGPVNPANYYNEGDEVSVVVLSYDKAKQHLSLSIKAALSNPWEEIKDELEVGDTITVTVSNFESYGAFVDLGNDIEGLLHISEISWNKNLKNPKELLTIGEEINVEVIELNIEQKRLRVSLKNLQEKPFSKFTNEHKVGDVIKGKIATLTDFGAFVSIGEVDGLLHNEEASWEPNAKCKTLFKKGDEVEVRIIKIDKEKENISLSVKEIADSPAKRFQDTYKIGDIVKGTVKDTKDFGIFIKLENNLDGLIRNEDFGPLNADEIKNGDEVEAVVVNIDTRKNRVRLSVKRLEQQQEREVLKSVSDDSAMTLGDILKDQMK, from the coding sequence ATGGGTATCGAAGATATTGATTTAGGTGAAGACTTTGATTTTGAGCAAATGCTTAATGAGTCTTTTGAGAATGCAGAAAATAATTCTGTGGTTGATGGTGTAATTGTTGAAATTAATGATGAAAGAGTTTTAGTTGATGTTGGTCAAAAAGTTGAAGGTCAATTATCTATTTCAGAAATTACAATTGGTGGTGAAGTAAAGTATAAAGTTGGAGATACTATTCCTGTTATGTTAATGGGGAATAGAGGAGAAAGACCAAATATTTCACATAAAAAAGTGTTACAAAAAGAAAAGTTTGATTCATTTGTAAAAACTCATGGTGAAAACTTCGAAGATGTAACTATTGAAGGTAAAATCGTTTCTGTAAAACAAAGAGGTGGTTTTATCATCGAAGATGCAGATGGTTGTGAATATTTCATGCCTATGGCACAATCTTATCTAAAAGCACAAGGTGCAATTGGAAAAACTGTAAAAGCTAAAGTTATCAAAGTAAATAAAGCTCAAAATTCAATTATTGTTTCAAGAAAAAAATTAATTGAAGAATCAAAAGCTGTTAAAGATAATAAAGTTACTGAAATTTTAGATAATAAAGAACCAATCAATGGTATTATCAAAAAAATTACTTCTTATGGAATGTTTGTAGATTTAGGTGGAATTGATGGTTTAGTAAACTACAATGAAATCTCTTACAAAGGTCCTGTAAATCCTGCAAATTACTACAATGAAGGTGATGAAGTTTCAGTTGTAGTTTTATCTTATGACAAAGCAAAACAACACTTATCATTATCTATTAAAGCTGCTTTATCTAATCCTTGGGAAGAGATTAAAGATGAATTAGAAGTTGGTGATACAATTACGGTTACTGTTTCTAACTTTGAATCTTATGGTGCATTCGTTGATTTAGGAAACGACATTGAAGGTTTATTACATATTTCTGAAATTTCATGGAATAAAAACTTAAAAAACCCAAAGGAACTTTTAACAATTGGTGAAGAGATTAATGTTGAAGTTATTGAATTAAACATTGAACAAAAAAGATTAAGAGTATCTTTAAAAAATTTACAAGAAAAACCTTTTTCAAAATTTACAAATGAACACAAAGTTGGTGATGTAATTAAAGGTAAAATTGCAACATTAACTGATTTTGGTGCATTTGTATCAATTGGCGAAGTAGATGGTTTATTACATAATGAAGAAGCTTCATGGGAGCCAAATGCAAAATGTAAAACACTATTTAAAAAAGGTGATGAAGTTGAAGTAAGAATTATCAAAATTGATAAAGAAAAAGAAAATATTTCATTATCAGTTAAAGAAATTGCAGATTCTCCAGCAAAAAGATTCCAAGATACATATAAAATTGGTGATATTGTAAAAGGTACAGTAAAAGACACTAAAGATTTTGGTATTTTTATAAAACTTGAAAACAATCTTGATGGTTTAATTAGAAATGAAGATTTTGGACCACTAAATGCTGATGAAATCAAAAATGGTGATGAAGTTGAAGCTGTAGTTGTAAATATCGATACTAGAAAAAATAGAGTTAGATTATCTGTAAAAAGATTAGAACAACAACAAGAAAGAGAAGTTTTAAAATCTGTAAGTGATGATTCAGCAATGACTTTAGGTGATATCTTAAAAGATCAAATGAAATAA
- a CDS encoding 4-hydroxy-3-methylbut-2-enyl diphosphate reductase yields the protein MEVKLASNYGFCFGVKRAIKIAEDYTNSATMGPLIHNQDEINRLKNDFNVGLYTNLSDIKENDTVIIRTHGIPKNELKDLRKLNAKVINATCPFVTTPQQIVKKMSKEGYSILIFGDSDHPEVKGVQSYGEDQEDVHIILEPSDLEKVIFKNTKIATVAQTTKKKEKYLEIVNALILKNKEVRVFNTICDATFENQDAARELSKEVDIMIVIGGKNSSNTKQLHSICLENCKDSYLIENELELDTSWFSNKKLCGITAGASTPDWIIQQVVDKIKSIN from the coding sequence ATGGAAGTAAAATTAGCGTCAAACTATGGATTTTGTTTTGGTGTAAAAAGAGCAATTAAAATAGCAGAAGATTATACAAACTCTGCTACTATGGGTCCTTTAATTCATAATCAAGATGAAATAAATAGATTAAAAAATGATTTCAATGTAGGTTTATATACAAATTTAAGTGATATAAAAGAGAATGATACTGTAATAATTAGAACTCATGGTATTCCAAAAAATGAATTAAAAGATTTAAGAAAGTTAAATGCCAAAGTTATAAATGCAACTTGTCCATTTGTTACGACACCCCAACAAATTGTAAAAAAAATGTCAAAAGAAGGCTATTCTATATTAATTTTTGGTGACTCTGATCATCCTGAAGTAAAGGGTGTACAATCTTATGGTGAAGATCAAGAGGATGTTCATATAATTTTAGAGCCATCTGATTTAGAAAAAGTAATATTTAAAAATACTAAAATTGCAACTGTTGCTCAAACGACTAAAAAGAAAGAAAAATATCTCGAAATTGTTAATGCTCTAATTTTGAAAAATAAAGAAGTAAGAGTATTTAATACAATTTGTGATGCAACTTTTGAGAATCAAGATGCAGCTAGAGAATTATCAAAAGAAGTAGATATCATGATTGTTATTGGAGGAAAAAATTCTTCAAATACAAAACAATTACACTCTATTTGTCTTGAAAATTGTAAAGATTCATATTTAATTGAAAATGAATTGGAATTAGATACCTCATGGTTTTCAAATAAAAAATTATGCGGTATAACCGCAGGTGCAAGCACTCCTGATTGGATAATTCAACAGGTTGTAGATAAAATAAAATCAATAAACTAA